The following coding sequences are from one Paramormyrops kingsleyae isolate MSU_618 chromosome 21, PKINGS_0.4, whole genome shotgun sequence window:
- the LOC111847501 gene encoding forkhead box protein L2-like: MVTYQNHGDDAIHLKIRDANTTTDKQRMEEEAVQENGSEKTQRCQKPPYSYVALIAMAIQESSEKRLTLSGIYRYIITKFPFYERNKKGWQNSIRHNLSLNECFIKVPREGGGEKGNYWIIDPSCEDMFENGNYRRRRRIKRPLRSSPTHFQSGNSFFSEDSYGCFAPSGYLQSGFMNTPSSIGQQSSPISYTSCQMAGGTVRPKHAEDVSPNSAYNPYSPVQSMTLSGMMNTYNDWGYPYHPHSHHLQQLNPATAACPSVPCAGAHTFNLPTPVNLLSYP; this comes from the coding sequence ATGGTCACCTACCAAAACCATGGAGATGACGCGATACATTTGAAGATCCGAGATGCTAACACGACCACGGACAAGCAACGCATGGAAGAGGAGGCTGTACAGGAAAATGGCTCGGAGAAGACACAAAGATGCCAGAAACCCCCATACTCCTATGTCGCACTAATTGCCATGGCTATTCAGGAGAGTTCGGAGAAAAGGCTCACTTTGTCAGGCATTTACCGATACATAATCACCAAGTTCCCTTTTTACGAGAGAAACAAGAAAGGCTGGCAAAACAGCATACGCCATAACCTGAGCCTCAATGAATGTTTCATCAAGGTACCCCGGGAAGGCGGCGGCGAGAAGGGAAACTACTGGATCATAGACCCCTCATGCGAAGACATGTTTGAGAATGGGAATTACAGGAGGAGGCGGAGAATTAAGCGGCCCCTCAGATCGTCGCCGACTCACTTTCAGTCGGGGAACTCCTTTTTCAGTGAGGATAGTTATGGCTGTTTTGCCCCTTCGGGGTATCTGCAGTCTGGGTTCATGAATACTCCCTCGTCGATCGGGCAGCAGTCCAGCCCGATATCCTACACTTCTTGTCAGATGGCAGGTGGCACGGTACGTCCAAAGCATGCCGAGGATGTTTCTCCTAATTCCGCATATAATCCCTACTCTCCAGTGCAGAGCATGACTCTGTCCGGCATGATGAACACCTACAACGACTGGGGCTATCCTTATCACCCCCACTCTCATCACCTGCAGCAACTGAACCCAGCCACGGCGGCATGTCCGTCGGTCCCCTGTGCCGGGGCTCATACCTTTAACCTGCCGACGCCTGTCAACCTCCTAAGTTACCCCTAA